One Pomacea canaliculata isolate SZHN2017 linkage group LG9, ASM307304v1, whole genome shotgun sequence DNA segment encodes these proteins:
- the LOC112572020 gene encoding uncharacterized protein LOC112572020 isoform X5, whose amino-acid sequence MFAALHQVILQQSSKNIKTHGQMQGRGRARGRARSRKKLDCNGDIVDQMTTFVHDEAGCQKSEASSLPFIDDGRFDDLVEYSGQNSKIYHAQAVNNNNSPTQMIVAECSMETLDRHILEESIKATSCPAASIDDAGYKTGPSLVNHTFQEDHTDASYEGKSSGLPPRTRVPGSSLEIPFSHMAISEPDWMQLDNHSSGSDLCSLCETVTFTASSLKREETGGSSKPSKKLRELGRAIATNSVHGRIYTPRDDEDWNSSRHTFLQRGSVGRQKHACTGHMSHECSIQLHDCSGFRDQKGNLFSSHGTLPHATASPISQQLCSAHGCSCASKSRPQFDCDHTMYSKPCPEKGPCLERVDLHGGSFISPEHQKPRSFSSSADSRKQTCAKTLLIIPAHAIHSIDSAHQLLHFVWECMHRREDMQELAFEVLIRMKDEASPGNLVCMQSSKDEQYSPAVHSDPVGMMPGLFGKDFHSRFTNGDSRLMNPMISCRSSPHSWHPIMAPLPVPQTLGLLQSHPSHPPHHLKYQKHFACTSHVLCGAGQHQTTDNFSSRADDEPSNILNPHLCPDCSESSVQSEAVKTIHPKIGICRHICRSPHCEFAEHHCGHLTAENTTSTHTSPVTSDTIRRGVPSPSPSMSGSSSSTEHLDIFFETGKAYDASDSNLEEWTDGSIADTGGVMPGGEVSNEHIEDSHPDESSMCTSLSSPADSPLIKSSLKKQHISPSNQQKRKPQLQNAMPNTKFQKGNDLGLARFLSIRSIPKSHPPLKIALDSDKAVKKPTQSESSSSKWVSCRSLSPGQLAEQNSAASPVSSNMMSPQAVLGQSGSIKKSFGSKEKNCIPAFRTIADQPSKSTSFGGRNRHLAAPYTTRFSSDSSVSNRNCWNKSTFSMFLNSYNTKFIDTHCHLDLLFRRQPFKGTFSEYHKQHKATFPSNFEGCVTVFCNPKYFSHEGQWRPIVEDTGVWMAAGCHPKSATDFTEWALDSLQHCLKHDKVVALGEIGLDYSKNYKLNSELQKRVFARQIKIALDSQLPLVVHCREAEEDCFNILKQYVPHNYKVHCHCFTSSLTVATCWMSHFTNMYFGLTPLVTYQSATETHEVAEFLPLEKLLLETDAPYFLPGGFNTSTHGLTLSHPGMALTVATRVAELRKMQVEDVLVQVRQNTLAMYGI is encoded by the exons AAACTCATGGGCAAATGCAGGGAAGGGGCAGAGCTCGAGGTCGCGCAAGGTCAAGAAAGAAGTTGGACTGCAATGGAGACATTGTGGATCAGATGACAACATTTGTACACGATGAGGCAGGGTGTCAAAAATCAGAGGCTTCAAGTCTTCCTTTTATAGATGATGGTCGTTTTGATGATCTGGTGGAATATTCAGGGCAGAACAGCAAAATATACCATGCACAagctgtaaataataacaacagccCTACACAGATGATTGTTGCAGAATGCTCTATGGAAACCTTGGACAGACACATCTTGGAAGAGAGTATTAAGGCAACATCTTGCCCAGCAGCATCCATAGATGATGCTGGGTACAAGACAGGACCAAGTCTCGTAAACCATACCTTTCAGGAAGATCATACCGATGCTAGCTATGAAGGCAAGTCAAGTGGACTTCCTCCAAGAACACGTGTACCAGGTTCCAGCCTGGAAATTCCTTTTTCTCATATGGCCATTTCAGAACCAGATTGGATGCAGTTGGACAACCATTCATCAGGCTCAGATCTGTGCAGCTTATGTGAGACAGTAACATTTACAGCATCTTCACTCAAAAGAGAAGAGACAGGTGGTAGCAGCAAGCCATCTAAGAAGCTGCGGGAGCTGGGCAGAGCCATAGCTACCAACTCTGTGCATGGAAGAATTTACACCCCACGTGATGATGAGGATTGGAATAGCTCGAGGCACACCTTCTTACAGAGAGGCAGTGTTGGTAGacagaaacatgcatgcacaggcCACATGTCTCATGAATGTAGCATCCAGTTGCATGACTGCTCAGGCTTTCGGGATCAGAAAGGCAATCTTTTTTCATCCCACGGTACTCTACCCCATGCAACAGCATCCCCAATCTCCCAACAGCTGTGCAGCGCTCATGGTTGTTCATGTGCATCAAAGAGTCGGCCACAGTTTGATTGTGATCATACTATGTACAGTAAACCTTGTCCAGAAAAGGGGCCATGTTTGGAAAGGGTTGACCTTCATGGCGGCAGTTTTATCAGCCCAGAGCACCAGAAACCTCGATCATTCAGTTCTTCTGCTGACAGTCGTAAACAGACATGTGCGAAGACCTTGCTTATTATTCCTGCACATGCAATTCATTCCATAGACTCGGCACACCAGCTCTTACATTTTGTTTGGGAGTGCATGCATCGCAGGGAAGACATGCAAGAGTTAGCTTTTGAGGTACTCATCAGAATGAAGGATGAAGCATCACCAGGAAACTTAGTTTGTATGCAGAGTTCTAAAGATGAACAGTATTCTCCAGCTGTGCACAGTGATCCTGTAGGCATGATGCCTGGTTTGTTTGGCAAGGATTTTCACTCACGTTTCACCAATGGAGACTCCAGGCTTATGAATCCTATGATTAGCTGCCGATCGTCACCTCATAGCTGGCATCCAATTATGGCTCCATTACCAGTGCCACAAACGCTTGGGTTGTTGCAGTCACATCCATCCCATCCACCCCATCACCTTAAGTACCAGAAGCATTTTGCTTGTACTTCTCATGTTTTGTGTGGAGCAGGACAGCATCAGACAACAG ATAATTTCTCCAGTAGAGCAGATGACGAACCAAGTAACATATTGAATCCACACCTGTGTCCCGATTGCTCTGAGTCTTCTGTCCAGTCTGAAGCTGTAAAAACCATCCACCCTAAAATTGGAATTTGCAGACATATTTGCAGAAGTCCTCACTGTGAGTTTGCTGAACATCATTGTGGCCACCTCACTGCAGAAAACACCACTTCTACTCATACTAGTCCTGTAACTAGTGACACTATAAGGAGGGGTGTGCCTTCACCATCCCCAAGCATGTCAGGATCATCTTCATCAACTGAACATTTGgacattttctttgaaacagGGAAAGCATATGATGCCTCTGACAGTAACCTTGAAGAGTGGACAGATGGCAGCATAGCAGATACAGGAG GTGTCATGCCTGGTGGTGAAGTTTCTAATGAGCACATTGAGGATTCCCATCCAGATGAGTCAAGCATGTGTACAAGTTTATCATCACCTGCTGATTCACCTCTTATTAAAAGCAGCTTGAAAAAACAACATATTAGCCCTTCCaatcaacaaaaaaggaaaccCCAGCTGCAGAATGCCATGCCCAACACCAAATTTCAGAAAGGGAATGATTTAGGACTAGCAAGATTCCTGTCTATACGCAGCATCCCAAAGAGTCATCCGCCTCTTAAAATTGCCCTGGATTCCGACAAAGCTGTGAAAAAACCAACACAGTCAGAGTCTTCTTCATCCAAGTGGGTCTCATGCCGTTCCCTCTCTCCAGGTCAGCTGGCTGAGCAGAATTCTGCAGCCAGTCCAGTTTCAAGCAACATGATGTCCCCACAGGCTGTTCTTGGGCAGTCAGGGAGCATCAAAAAATCATTTGGTTCAAAGGAAAAGAACTGCATACCTGCCTTTAGAACCATTGCTGACCAGCCATCTAAATCTACATCTTTTGGTGGAAGGAATAGACATTTGGCAGCACCATACACAACACGTTTTTCATCAGATAGTAGCGTGTCAAACAGAAACTGCTGGAACAAGAGTACTTTCAGCATGTTTCTCAACTCATATAATACAAAATTCATAGATACTCACTGTCATCTAGACTTACTCTTCAGACGTCAGCCCTTCAA GGGAACTTTCAGTGAATACCACAAGCAGCACAAAGCAACTTTCCCAAGTAATTTTGAGGGATGTGTAACAGTATTCTGCAATCCTAAATATTTCTCCCATGaag GCCAGTGGCGCCCCATTGTTGAGGACACAGGAGTGTGGATGGCAGCTGGTTGTCACCCTAAAAGTGCCACAGATTTCACTGAGTGGGCTTTAGACAGTCTTCAGCATTGCTTGAAGCATGACAAAGTTGTTGCACTTGGTGAAATTGGCCTTGATTATTCCAAAAA CTATAAACTGAATTCTGAGCTGCAGAAGAGAGTTTTTGCAAGACAGATCAAGATTGCACTCGATTCACAGTTGCCACTGGTTGTTCACTGCCGAGAAGCAGAGGAAGACTGTTTTAATATTCTAAAGCAG TATGTGCCTCACAACTACAAGGTCCACTGTCACTGCTTCACCTCCAGCTTAACGGTTGCCACGTGCTGGATGTCACATTTCACCAACATGTACTTTGGCTTGACCCCACTGGTCACATACCAGTCAGCTACAGAGACTCACGAAGTTGCAGAGTTCTTACCTTTGGAGAAACTGTTGCTGGAAACAGATGCACCATACTTCCTTCCTGGTGGATTTAAT ACCAGCACACATGGATTGACCCTTTCACATCCAGGAATGGCTCTTACAGTAGCCACCAGAGTGGCAGAACTACGGAAGATGCAGGTAGAAGATGTCCTTGTGCAGGTGCGTCAAAATACACTGGCGATGTATGGAATCTAG
- the LOC112572020 gene encoding uncharacterized protein LOC112572020 isoform X4, producing the protein MWHTLEQLRKYRMTKSEMFAALHQVILQQSSKNIKTHGQMQGRGRARGRARSRKKLDCNGDIVDQMTTFVHDEAGCQKSEASSLPFIDDGRFDDLVEYSGQNSKIYHAQAVNNNNSPTQMIVAECSMETLDRHILEESIKATSCPAASIDDAGYKTGPSLVNHTFQEDHTDASYEGKSSGLPPRTRVPGSSLEIPFSHMAISEPDWMQLDNHSSGSDLCSLCETVTFTASSLKREETGGSSKPSKKLRELGRAIATNSVHGRIYTPRDDEDWNSSRHTFLQRGSVGRQKHACTGHMSHECSIQLHDCSGFRDQKGNLFSSHGTLPHATASPISQQLCSAHGCSCASKSRPQFDCDHTMYSKPCPEKGPCLERVDLHGGSFISPEHQKPRSFSSSADSRKQTCAKTLLIIPAHAIHSIDSAHQLLHFVWECMHRREDMQELAFEVLIRMKDEASPGNLVCMQSSKDEQYSPAVHSDPVGMMPGLFGKDFHSRFTNGDSRLMNPMISCRSSPHSWHPIMAPLPVPQTLGLLQSHPSHPPHHLKYQKHFACTSHVLCGAGQHQTTDNFSSRADDEPSNILNPHLCPDCSESSVQSEAVKTIHPKIGICRHICRSPHCEFAEHHCGHLTAENTTSTHTSPVTSDTIRRGVPSPSPSMSGSSSSTEHLDIFFETGKAYDASDSNLEEWTDGSIADTGGVMPGGEVSNEHIEDSHPDESSMCTSLSSPADSPLIKSSLKKQHISPSNQQKRKPQLQNAMPNTKFQKGNDLGLARFLSIRSIPKSHPPLKIALDSDKAVKKPTQSESSSSKWVSCRSLSPGQLAEQNSAASPVSSNMMSPQAVLGQSGSIKKSFGSKEKNCIPAFRTIADQPSKSTSFGGRNRHLAAPYTTRFSSDSSVSNRNCWNKSTFSMFLNSYNTKFIDTHCHLDLLFRRQPFKGTFSEYHKQHKATFPSNFEGCVTVFCNPKYFSHEGQWRPIVEDTGVWMAAGCHPKSATDFTEWALDSLQHCLKHDKVVALGEIGLDYSKNYKLNSELQKRVFARQIKIALDSQLPLVVHCREAEEDCFNILKQYVPHNYKVHCHCFTSSLTVATCWMSHFTNMYFGLTPLVTYQSATETHEVAEFLPLEKLLLETDAPYFLPGGFNTSTHGLTLSHPGMALTVATRVAELRKMQVEDVLVQVRQNTLAMYGI; encoded by the exons AAACTCATGGGCAAATGCAGGGAAGGGGCAGAGCTCGAGGTCGCGCAAGGTCAAGAAAGAAGTTGGACTGCAATGGAGACATTGTGGATCAGATGACAACATTTGTACACGATGAGGCAGGGTGTCAAAAATCAGAGGCTTCAAGTCTTCCTTTTATAGATGATGGTCGTTTTGATGATCTGGTGGAATATTCAGGGCAGAACAGCAAAATATACCATGCACAagctgtaaataataacaacagccCTACACAGATGATTGTTGCAGAATGCTCTATGGAAACCTTGGACAGACACATCTTGGAAGAGAGTATTAAGGCAACATCTTGCCCAGCAGCATCCATAGATGATGCTGGGTACAAGACAGGACCAAGTCTCGTAAACCATACCTTTCAGGAAGATCATACCGATGCTAGCTATGAAGGCAAGTCAAGTGGACTTCCTCCAAGAACACGTGTACCAGGTTCCAGCCTGGAAATTCCTTTTTCTCATATGGCCATTTCAGAACCAGATTGGATGCAGTTGGACAACCATTCATCAGGCTCAGATCTGTGCAGCTTATGTGAGACAGTAACATTTACAGCATCTTCACTCAAAAGAGAAGAGACAGGTGGTAGCAGCAAGCCATCTAAGAAGCTGCGGGAGCTGGGCAGAGCCATAGCTACCAACTCTGTGCATGGAAGAATTTACACCCCACGTGATGATGAGGATTGGAATAGCTCGAGGCACACCTTCTTACAGAGAGGCAGTGTTGGTAGacagaaacatgcatgcacaggcCACATGTCTCATGAATGTAGCATCCAGTTGCATGACTGCTCAGGCTTTCGGGATCAGAAAGGCAATCTTTTTTCATCCCACGGTACTCTACCCCATGCAACAGCATCCCCAATCTCCCAACAGCTGTGCAGCGCTCATGGTTGTTCATGTGCATCAAAGAGTCGGCCACAGTTTGATTGTGATCATACTATGTACAGTAAACCTTGTCCAGAAAAGGGGCCATGTTTGGAAAGGGTTGACCTTCATGGCGGCAGTTTTATCAGCCCAGAGCACCAGAAACCTCGATCATTCAGTTCTTCTGCTGACAGTCGTAAACAGACATGTGCGAAGACCTTGCTTATTATTCCTGCACATGCAATTCATTCCATAGACTCGGCACACCAGCTCTTACATTTTGTTTGGGAGTGCATGCATCGCAGGGAAGACATGCAAGAGTTAGCTTTTGAGGTACTCATCAGAATGAAGGATGAAGCATCACCAGGAAACTTAGTTTGTATGCAGAGTTCTAAAGATGAACAGTATTCTCCAGCTGTGCACAGTGATCCTGTAGGCATGATGCCTGGTTTGTTTGGCAAGGATTTTCACTCACGTTTCACCAATGGAGACTCCAGGCTTATGAATCCTATGATTAGCTGCCGATCGTCACCTCATAGCTGGCATCCAATTATGGCTCCATTACCAGTGCCACAAACGCTTGGGTTGTTGCAGTCACATCCATCCCATCCACCCCATCACCTTAAGTACCAGAAGCATTTTGCTTGTACTTCTCATGTTTTGTGTGGAGCAGGACAGCATCAGACAACAG ATAATTTCTCCAGTAGAGCAGATGACGAACCAAGTAACATATTGAATCCACACCTGTGTCCCGATTGCTCTGAGTCTTCTGTCCAGTCTGAAGCTGTAAAAACCATCCACCCTAAAATTGGAATTTGCAGACATATTTGCAGAAGTCCTCACTGTGAGTTTGCTGAACATCATTGTGGCCACCTCACTGCAGAAAACACCACTTCTACTCATACTAGTCCTGTAACTAGTGACACTATAAGGAGGGGTGTGCCTTCACCATCCCCAAGCATGTCAGGATCATCTTCATCAACTGAACATTTGgacattttctttgaaacagGGAAAGCATATGATGCCTCTGACAGTAACCTTGAAGAGTGGACAGATGGCAGCATAGCAGATACAGGAG GTGTCATGCCTGGTGGTGAAGTTTCTAATGAGCACATTGAGGATTCCCATCCAGATGAGTCAAGCATGTGTACAAGTTTATCATCACCTGCTGATTCACCTCTTATTAAAAGCAGCTTGAAAAAACAACATATTAGCCCTTCCaatcaacaaaaaaggaaaccCCAGCTGCAGAATGCCATGCCCAACACCAAATTTCAGAAAGGGAATGATTTAGGACTAGCAAGATTCCTGTCTATACGCAGCATCCCAAAGAGTCATCCGCCTCTTAAAATTGCCCTGGATTCCGACAAAGCTGTGAAAAAACCAACACAGTCAGAGTCTTCTTCATCCAAGTGGGTCTCATGCCGTTCCCTCTCTCCAGGTCAGCTGGCTGAGCAGAATTCTGCAGCCAGTCCAGTTTCAAGCAACATGATGTCCCCACAGGCTGTTCTTGGGCAGTCAGGGAGCATCAAAAAATCATTTGGTTCAAAGGAAAAGAACTGCATACCTGCCTTTAGAACCATTGCTGACCAGCCATCTAAATCTACATCTTTTGGTGGAAGGAATAGACATTTGGCAGCACCATACACAACACGTTTTTCATCAGATAGTAGCGTGTCAAACAGAAACTGCTGGAACAAGAGTACTTTCAGCATGTTTCTCAACTCATATAATACAAAATTCATAGATACTCACTGTCATCTAGACTTACTCTTCAGACGTCAGCCCTTCAA GGGAACTTTCAGTGAATACCACAAGCAGCACAAAGCAACTTTCCCAAGTAATTTTGAGGGATGTGTAACAGTATTCTGCAATCCTAAATATTTCTCCCATGaag GCCAGTGGCGCCCCATTGTTGAGGACACAGGAGTGTGGATGGCAGCTGGTTGTCACCCTAAAAGTGCCACAGATTTCACTGAGTGGGCTTTAGACAGTCTTCAGCATTGCTTGAAGCATGACAAAGTTGTTGCACTTGGTGAAATTGGCCTTGATTATTCCAAAAA CTATAAACTGAATTCTGAGCTGCAGAAGAGAGTTTTTGCAAGACAGATCAAGATTGCACTCGATTCACAGTTGCCACTGGTTGTTCACTGCCGAGAAGCAGAGGAAGACTGTTTTAATATTCTAAAGCAG TATGTGCCTCACAACTACAAGGTCCACTGTCACTGCTTCACCTCCAGCTTAACGGTTGCCACGTGCTGGATGTCACATTTCACCAACATGTACTTTGGCTTGACCCCACTGGTCACATACCAGTCAGCTACAGAGACTCACGAAGTTGCAGAGTTCTTACCTTTGGAGAAACTGTTGCTGGAAACAGATGCACCATACTTCCTTCCTGGTGGATTTAAT ACCAGCACACATGGATTGACCCTTTCACATCCAGGAATGGCTCTTACAGTAGCCACCAGAGTGGCAGAACTACGGAAGATGCAGGTAGAAGATGTCCTTGTGCAGGTGCGTCAAAATACACTGGCGATGTATGGAATCTAG
- the LOC112572020 gene encoding uncharacterized protein LOC112572020 isoform X6 codes for MWHTLEQLQTHGQMQGRGRARGRARSRKKLDCNGDIVDQMTTFVHDEAGCQKSEASSLPFIDDGRFDDLVEYSGQNSKIYHAQAVNNNNSPTQMIVAECSMETLDRHILEESIKATSCPAASIDDAGYKTGPSLVNHTFQEDHTDASYEGKSSGLPPRTRVPGSSLEIPFSHMAISEPDWMQLDNHSSGSDLCSLCETVTFTASSLKREETGGSSKPSKKLRELGRAIATNSVHGRIYTPRDDEDWNSSRHTFLQRGSVGRQKHACTGHMSHECSIQLHDCSGFRDQKGNLFSSHGTLPHATASPISQQLCSAHGCSCASKSRPQFDCDHTMYSKPCPEKGPCLERVDLHGGSFISPEHQKPRSFSSSADSRKQTCAKTLLIIPAHAIHSIDSAHQLLHFVWECMHRREDMQELAFEVLIRMKDEASPGNLVCMQSSKDEQYSPAVHSDPVGMMPGLFGKDFHSRFTNGDSRLMNPMISCRSSPHSWHPIMAPLPVPQTLGLLQSHPSHPPHHLKYQKHFACTSHVLCGAGQHQTTDNFSSRADDEPSNILNPHLCPDCSESSVQSEAVKTIHPKIGICRHICRSPHCEFAEHHCGHLTAENTTSTHTSPVTSDTIRRGVPSPSPSMSGSSSSTEHLDIFFETGKAYDASDSNLEEWTDGSIADTGGVMPGGEVSNEHIEDSHPDESSMCTSLSSPADSPLIKSSLKKQHISPSNQQKRKPQLQNAMPNTKFQKGNDLGLARFLSIRSIPKSHPPLKIALDSDKAVKKPTQSESSSSKWVSCRSLSPGQLAEQNSAASPVSSNMMSPQAVLGQSGSIKKSFGSKEKNCIPAFRTIADQPSKSTSFGGRNRHLAAPYTTRFSSDSSVSNRNCWNKSTFSMFLNSYNTKFIDTHCHLDLLFRRQPFKGTFSEYHKQHKATFPSNFEGCVTVFCNPKYFSHEGQWRPIVEDTGVWMAAGCHPKSATDFTEWALDSLQHCLKHDKVVALGEIGLDYSKNYKLNSELQKRVFARQIKIALDSQLPLVVHCREAEEDCFNILKQYVPHNYKVHCHCFTSSLTVATCWMSHFTNMYFGLTPLVTYQSATETHEVAEFLPLEKLLLETDAPYFLPGGFNTSTHGLTLSHPGMALTVATRVAELRKMQVEDVLVQVRQNTLAMYGI; via the exons AAACTCATGGGCAAATGCAGGGAAGGGGCAGAGCTCGAGGTCGCGCAAGGTCAAGAAAGAAGTTGGACTGCAATGGAGACATTGTGGATCAGATGACAACATTTGTACACGATGAGGCAGGGTGTCAAAAATCAGAGGCTTCAAGTCTTCCTTTTATAGATGATGGTCGTTTTGATGATCTGGTGGAATATTCAGGGCAGAACAGCAAAATATACCATGCACAagctgtaaataataacaacagccCTACACAGATGATTGTTGCAGAATGCTCTATGGAAACCTTGGACAGACACATCTTGGAAGAGAGTATTAAGGCAACATCTTGCCCAGCAGCATCCATAGATGATGCTGGGTACAAGACAGGACCAAGTCTCGTAAACCATACCTTTCAGGAAGATCATACCGATGCTAGCTATGAAGGCAAGTCAAGTGGACTTCCTCCAAGAACACGTGTACCAGGTTCCAGCCTGGAAATTCCTTTTTCTCATATGGCCATTTCAGAACCAGATTGGATGCAGTTGGACAACCATTCATCAGGCTCAGATCTGTGCAGCTTATGTGAGACAGTAACATTTACAGCATCTTCACTCAAAAGAGAAGAGACAGGTGGTAGCAGCAAGCCATCTAAGAAGCTGCGGGAGCTGGGCAGAGCCATAGCTACCAACTCTGTGCATGGAAGAATTTACACCCCACGTGATGATGAGGATTGGAATAGCTCGAGGCACACCTTCTTACAGAGAGGCAGTGTTGGTAGacagaaacatgcatgcacaggcCACATGTCTCATGAATGTAGCATCCAGTTGCATGACTGCTCAGGCTTTCGGGATCAGAAAGGCAATCTTTTTTCATCCCACGGTACTCTACCCCATGCAACAGCATCCCCAATCTCCCAACAGCTGTGCAGCGCTCATGGTTGTTCATGTGCATCAAAGAGTCGGCCACAGTTTGATTGTGATCATACTATGTACAGTAAACCTTGTCCAGAAAAGGGGCCATGTTTGGAAAGGGTTGACCTTCATGGCGGCAGTTTTATCAGCCCAGAGCACCAGAAACCTCGATCATTCAGTTCTTCTGCTGACAGTCGTAAACAGACATGTGCGAAGACCTTGCTTATTATTCCTGCACATGCAATTCATTCCATAGACTCGGCACACCAGCTCTTACATTTTGTTTGGGAGTGCATGCATCGCAGGGAAGACATGCAAGAGTTAGCTTTTGAGGTACTCATCAGAATGAAGGATGAAGCATCACCAGGAAACTTAGTTTGTATGCAGAGTTCTAAAGATGAACAGTATTCTCCAGCTGTGCACAGTGATCCTGTAGGCATGATGCCTGGTTTGTTTGGCAAGGATTTTCACTCACGTTTCACCAATGGAGACTCCAGGCTTATGAATCCTATGATTAGCTGCCGATCGTCACCTCATAGCTGGCATCCAATTATGGCTCCATTACCAGTGCCACAAACGCTTGGGTTGTTGCAGTCACATCCATCCCATCCACCCCATCACCTTAAGTACCAGAAGCATTTTGCTTGTACTTCTCATGTTTTGTGTGGAGCAGGACAGCATCAGACAACAG ATAATTTCTCCAGTAGAGCAGATGACGAACCAAGTAACATATTGAATCCACACCTGTGTCCCGATTGCTCTGAGTCTTCTGTCCAGTCTGAAGCTGTAAAAACCATCCACCCTAAAATTGGAATTTGCAGACATATTTGCAGAAGTCCTCACTGTGAGTTTGCTGAACATCATTGTGGCCACCTCACTGCAGAAAACACCACTTCTACTCATACTAGTCCTGTAACTAGTGACACTATAAGGAGGGGTGTGCCTTCACCATCCCCAAGCATGTCAGGATCATCTTCATCAACTGAACATTTGgacattttctttgaaacagGGAAAGCATATGATGCCTCTGACAGTAACCTTGAAGAGTGGACAGATGGCAGCATAGCAGATACAGGAG GTGTCATGCCTGGTGGTGAAGTTTCTAATGAGCACATTGAGGATTCCCATCCAGATGAGTCAAGCATGTGTACAAGTTTATCATCACCTGCTGATTCACCTCTTATTAAAAGCAGCTTGAAAAAACAACATATTAGCCCTTCCaatcaacaaaaaaggaaaccCCAGCTGCAGAATGCCATGCCCAACACCAAATTTCAGAAAGGGAATGATTTAGGACTAGCAAGATTCCTGTCTATACGCAGCATCCCAAAGAGTCATCCGCCTCTTAAAATTGCCCTGGATTCCGACAAAGCTGTGAAAAAACCAACACAGTCAGAGTCTTCTTCATCCAAGTGGGTCTCATGCCGTTCCCTCTCTCCAGGTCAGCTGGCTGAGCAGAATTCTGCAGCCAGTCCAGTTTCAAGCAACATGATGTCCCCACAGGCTGTTCTTGGGCAGTCAGGGAGCATCAAAAAATCATTTGGTTCAAAGGAAAAGAACTGCATACCTGCCTTTAGAACCATTGCTGACCAGCCATCTAAATCTACATCTTTTGGTGGAAGGAATAGACATTTGGCAGCACCATACACAACACGTTTTTCATCAGATAGTAGCGTGTCAAACAGAAACTGCTGGAACAAGAGTACTTTCAGCATGTTTCTCAACTCATATAATACAAAATTCATAGATACTCACTGTCATCTAGACTTACTCTTCAGACGTCAGCCCTTCAA GGGAACTTTCAGTGAATACCACAAGCAGCACAAAGCAACTTTCCCAAGTAATTTTGAGGGATGTGTAACAGTATTCTGCAATCCTAAATATTTCTCCCATGaag GCCAGTGGCGCCCCATTGTTGAGGACACAGGAGTGTGGATGGCAGCTGGTTGTCACCCTAAAAGTGCCACAGATTTCACTGAGTGGGCTTTAGACAGTCTTCAGCATTGCTTGAAGCATGACAAAGTTGTTGCACTTGGTGAAATTGGCCTTGATTATTCCAAAAA CTATAAACTGAATTCTGAGCTGCAGAAGAGAGTTTTTGCAAGACAGATCAAGATTGCACTCGATTCACAGTTGCCACTGGTTGTTCACTGCCGAGAAGCAGAGGAAGACTGTTTTAATATTCTAAAGCAG TATGTGCCTCACAACTACAAGGTCCACTGTCACTGCTTCACCTCCAGCTTAACGGTTGCCACGTGCTGGATGTCACATTTCACCAACATGTACTTTGGCTTGACCCCACTGGTCACATACCAGTCAGCTACAGAGACTCACGAAGTTGCAGAGTTCTTACCTTTGGAGAAACTGTTGCTGGAAACAGATGCACCATACTTCCTTCCTGGTGGATTTAAT ACCAGCACACATGGATTGACCCTTTCACATCCAGGAATGGCTCTTACAGTAGCCACCAGAGTGGCAGAACTACGGAAGATGCAGGTAGAAGATGTCCTTGTGCAGGTGCGTCAAAATACACTGGCGATGTATGGAATCTAG